In the Malus domestica chromosome 16, GDT2T_hap1 genome, one interval contains:
- the LOC139193088 gene encoding uncharacterized protein produces MDIDAAGVHRKLQLNELEEIRHDAYENARIYKDKTKAYHDKMLRTKTFSKGQKVLLFDSRLRLFPVQVQSLKTGHEIKVNGHRLKPYYDLFEEHVVEDLSLHAVGTKDH; encoded by the exons ATGGACATAGATGCAGCCGGGGTGCATAGAAAGCTCCAACTAAATGAACTCGAGGAGATTAGGCATGACGCTTATGAGAACGCTCGAATTTACAAGGACAAGACCAAGGCGTATCATGACAAGATGCTTCGTACCAAAACATTCTCCAAGGGACAGAAAGTGCTCCTATTTGActctcgccttcggttattccccg tccaagtccaaagcttgaaaacaggACATGAAATCAAGGTTaatgggcatcgattgaagccctattacgacCTGTTTGAGGAGCATGTGGTGGAGGATCtatccctccatgccgtgggcacCAAAGATCATTGA
- the LOC114822339 gene encoding uncharacterized protein, translated as MTRSSQTVHILDFNNDFERDLRRKRRHPEPSEPSSSSEAESEFEEEKEEVMAADNRTIKELSASGLTNAAPLCIQYPAAAQGKTDEFELKSSLLHHIPKYHGLSMEEPNKHLKEFEVVCSSMTPINVDGNILMMKAFPFSLLEKAKDWLYELAPGTVTSWDSMKRAFLEKFFPTSRVILLRKRISGIQQNQGESFPSYYERFKSLVASCPQHQMKEELLIQYFYEGLLPMERQMLDASAGGALVDKTPGAAKVLIANRAHNAQQYEGVGQRDHPRPQVNEVSSMPEIQSQLANLTSIVSQLAEGMKIHGPSVCGVCSMQGHANDQCPQLIENGGWESANAVGFGNQNQPRHDPYSNTYNPGWRDHPNFKWRDPQQPQQQGGFRQQPPGFYTKPFVPNQNQVQSAPTTSGMSLDNDHIVKLLTTLTQEVQTQNKERQIQDKRVDNLEKQMGQIAEFMGQIREQGRLPSSTVMNPKGGFETAKAIMLKSGKQVGTDSNTSKSSQDEEDKLLQEEA; from the coding sequence atgacgcggagttctcaaactgtgcatatcttggactttaacaacgattttgaacgtgatttgagaagaaagaggaggcatcccgaacctagtgaacctagttcaagttcagaggccgaatctgagtttgaagaagagaaagaagaagttatggcagcggacaatcggaccattaaagagctttcggcctcggggttgaccaatgccgcaccattatgcattcaataccccgcggctgcccaaggcaagaccgatgaattcgagttgaagtcaagcttgttgcaccacattccgaaataccatgggctttccatggaagagccaaacaagcatctcaaggaattcgaggttgtttgttcgagcatgacacccataaATGTCGATGGGAAcattctgatgatgaaggcttttccattctcacttttggaaaaggcgaaggattggctttacgagttagcacccggaacggttacatcttgggatagtatgaaaagagctttcttggagaagtttttcccaacttcaagagtcattctcttgaggaaacggattagtggcatccaacaaaatcaaggtgaatcatttccttcttattatgaacgttttaaatcacttgttgcttcttgtccacaacatcaaatgaaggaggagctgctcattcaatacttctacgaaggactccttcccatggaacgccaaatgcttgatgcctcggcgggaggtgcgctggtggataaaactccgggggctgcaaaagttctaattgccaaccgagcacataatgcacaacaatacgaaggtgttggacaaagagaccacccacggccacaagtgaatgaggtaagttctatgcccgaaattcaatcccaattagctaaccttacttctattgtttctcagttggccgagggaatgaagattcatggaccaagtgtgtgtggcgtgtgctctatgcaaggacatgcaaatgatcaatgccctcaattgattgagaatgggggttgggaatctgccaatgccgtgggttttgggaaccaaaatcaaccacgccatgatccatactctaatacctacaatccggggtggagagaccatccaaatttcaaatggcgggatcctcaacaaccccaacaacaaggaggatttaggcagcaaccaccgggcttttatacaaagccattcgtccccaatcaaaaccaagtgcaatctgccccaacaacctcaggtatgtctttggataatgatcacattgttaagttacttactactttgacgcaggaagtacaaactcaaaataaggagagacaaatccaagacaaacgggtggacaatttggagaagcaaatgggtcaaattgcagaatttatggggcaaattagagaacaaggcagattgcctagttcaaccgttatgaacccgaagggaggatttgaaaccgctaaggccatcatgttaaaaagtggtaaacaggttggaacggactcaaatacatccaaatcaagtcaagacgaggaggacaagttgctgCAAGAAGAAGCATAG